One Salmo trutta chromosome 24, fSalTru1.1, whole genome shotgun sequence genomic region harbors:
- the LOC115160717 gene encoding glucagon-1 produces MKSTHSFAGLLLLIIVQSSWQIPQEDTEDNSSLLTEDSMFSEPRELSNTKRHSEGTFSNDYSKYLESRRAQDFVQWLMNSKRSGGPIKRHAEGTYTSDVSSYLQDQAAKEFVSWLKNGRGRRE; encoded by the exons ATGAAAAGTACCCACTCTTTCGCTGGACTTCTGCTCTTGATCATTGTTCAGAGCAGCTGGCAGATCCCACAGGAGGACACAGAGGACAACTCTAG CCTGTTGACAGAGGACTCTATGTTCAGTGAGCCAAGGGAGCTTTCAAACACGAAGAGACATTCAGAGGGAACATTCTCTAACGACTACAGTAAATATCTTGAGTCGAGACGAGCACAAGACTTTGTCCAGTGGCTAATGAACTCCAAGAGAAGTGG GGGTCCCATCAAACGGCATGCAGAGGGTACCTACACCAGCGACGTGAGCTCCTACCTGCAGGACCAGGCAGCCAAGGAGTTTGTGTCCTGGCTGAAGAATGGTCGAGGCAGACGAGAATAG
- the fap gene encoding dipeptidyl peptidase 4 isoform X2 translates to MGCGKVLWAVVGAAVVITLITVPMAIYLNREDAGSNRPFTLADYFNDTIRYKIYNLRWISDNEYLHKTRQGNIMLHNAETGDFFEYISNNTFEQVYATDYIISADRKYICFESNYSKQWRHSFTASYSIYDYDSSTFLKSVNIPQVVQYFAWAPTGNKLAYVWNYNIYLKPNATAEAIQVTHNGKENQILNGAPDWVYEEEVFSSNEAIWWSPTGKYLAYAEFNDTGVHTIEYSLYGNGQYPSTVVVPYPKAGSTNPKAKLFVVDTINPSRRTQVVVPDSIGAGDHYLSSVTWVTDERIAVQWTKRKQNHVLLQIYDFDGNNWNENQKYEQISKTGWVGQYVPLQPMFAEDHISFYKVMSDTYGYKHLHRVKDGKATPITSGKWEVIYISKLTKDAIYYVSNEYQGKPGQRNLYKVMIGRSHSAPQCLTCGLYKDRCQYNSAYFSYNASYYRMDCYGPGTPLFTLMDNRGSGKELLVLRDNKDLEEMLKEFQMPTMQRGTLRVAGFDLWYQMMLPPNFQKNKKYPLLIDVYGGPCSQKADYRYRLNWGSYLSSTEGIIVASFDGRGSGYQGDKIMHSIYQRLGTFEVEDQITATRKFIDMGFIDKERIAIWGWSYGGYVTSMALGAGSGVFKCGIAVAPVAKWEYYDSVYTERYMSKPEENADSYKNSTVTSRAKNFKSVEYLLVHGTADDNVHFQQSAQISKALVVQQVDFEAMWYTDRDHGLGGPAYHHLYTHMSQFLQKCLVKPKSI, encoded by the exons ATG GGCTGCGGCAAGGTGCTTTGGGCTGTTGTGGGGGCGGCTGTCGTCATCACTTTAATAACTGTCCCCATGGCAATATATCTGAATA GAGAGGACGCAGGCTCCAATAGGCCTTTTACCCTGGCAGATTATTTCAATGACACAATTAGgtataaaatatataatttgcGGTGGATATCAG ATAACGAATACCTGCATAAAACGAGACAAGGCAACATTATGCTTCACAATGCTGAAACAGGGGATTTCTTTGAATATATAAGCAACAACACATTT GAACAAGTGTATGCCACAGACTATATTATTTCTGCTGATCGGAAATACATCTGCTTTGAGAGCAACTACTCCAAG CAATGGAGACATTCATTCACAGCCTCTTACTCCATCTATGATTATGACAGTTC AACATTTCTCAAGTCTGTGAACATTCCACAAGTTGTGCAATACTTTGCCTGGGCACCAACAGGAAACAAACTG GCTTACGTCTGGAATTACAACATTTATTTGAAACCCAACGCCACTGCTGAAGCCATACAAGTGACCCATAATGGAAAAGAGAATCAGATTCTTAACGGTGCCCCTGACTGGGTATATGAGG AGGAGGTTTTCTCATCGAACGAGGCAATATGGTGGTCACCAACTGGAAAGTATCTGGCTTATGCTGAGTTTAATGACACAGGTGTCCACACGATCGAGTACTCTTTGTATGGAAATGGACAATACCCCAGTACAGTGGTTGTCCCATACCCCAAG GCTGGCTCAACTAATCCTAAGGCAAAGCTGTTTGTAGTGGACACAATAAATCCATCAAGACGGACACAGGTGGTGGTGCCAGATTCCATTGGTGCAGG TGATCACTATTTGAGTTCAGTCACTTGGGTGACGGATGAGCGCATCGCTGTTCAGTGGACCAAGAGGAAGCAGAACCATGTCCTTTTACAGATCTATGACTTTGATGGAAACAACTGGAATGAGAACCAG AAATATGAACAAATTAGCAAGACCGGTTGGGTTGGCCAA TATGTTCCTCTCCAACCTATGTTTGCAGAGGATCATATCAGTTTCTACAAAGTGATGAGTGACACATACGGTTATAAGCACCTTCACCGTGTGAAAGAT GGCAAGGCAACACCTATTACCTCAGGCAAGTGGGAGGTCATCTACATTTCAAAACTCACCAAAGACGCTAT ATACTATGTAAGTAATGAGTACCAAGGAAAGCCTGGACAGAGAAATCTATACAA ggTTATGATCGGAAGGAGCCACTCTGCTCCCCAGTGCCTCACCTGTGGCCTGTATAAGGACAGGTGTCAGTACAACTCAGCCTACTTCAGCTACAATGCCTCCTACTACCGCATGGACTGCTATG GACCTGGAACACCATTGTTCACACTCATGGACAATAGAGGCTCAGGTAAAG AACTCCTGGTTCTTCGTGACAACAAAGATCTTGAAGAAATGCTAAAAGAATTCCAAATGCCAACCATGCAGCGTGGGACCCTGAGGGTAGCAGGATTTG ATCTATGGTATCAGATGATGTTACCCCCCAATTTCCAAAAGAACAAAAAGTACCCTCTTCTAATTGATGT ATATGGAGGCCCCTGTAGTCAGAAGGCAGATTATCGCTACAGACTGAACTGGGGTTCGTACCTCTCCAGTACAGAGGGGATAATAGTGGCCAGTTTCGATGGAAGGGGAAGCGGTTACCAAGGTGACAAAATAATGCACTCTATCTACCAACGTCTTGGAACGTTTGAAGTGGAAGATCAAATAACGGCCACAAG AAAATTTATCGACATGGGCTTTATAGACAAAGAACGAATAGCCATATGGGGTTGG TCATATGGTGGCTATGTCACGTCGATGGCTTTGGGTGCTGGAAGTGGAGTTTTCAAGTGTGGAATTGCAGTTGCCCCAGTAGCTAAGTGGGAATATTATG ACTCGGTGTATACTGAACGCTATATGAGTAAACCGGAGGAGAATGCTGACTCTTACAAG AATTCCACAGTAACAAGTAGAGCAAAGAATTTCAAATCAGTGGAATATCTCCTGGTTCATGGGACAGCTGATG ACAATGTTCACTTCCAGCAATCTGCACAGATCTCCAAAGCCCTGGTTGTCCAGCAAGTTGACTTTGAGGCGATG TGGTACACTGACAGGGATCACGGACTTGGAGGACCTGCCTACCATCACCTCTACACCCACATGAGTCAATTCTTACAGAAATGTCTTGTCAAACCCAAGTCGATCTAA
- the fap gene encoding dipeptidyl peptidase 4 isoform X1 has product MGCGKVLWAVVGAAVVITLITVPMAIYLNREDAGSNRPFTLADYFNDTIRYKIYNLRWISDNEYLHKTRQGNIMLHNAETGDFFEYISNNTFEQVYATDYIISADRKYICFESNYSKQWRHSFTASYSIYDYDSSTFLKSVNIPQVVQYFAWAPTGNKLAYVWNYNIYLKPNATAEAIQVTHNGKENQILNGAPDWVYEEEVFSSNEAIWWSPTGKYLAYAEFNDTGVHTIEYSLYGNGQYPSTVVVPYPKAGSTNPKAKLFVVDTINPSRRTQVVVPDSIGAGDHYLSSVTWVTDERIAVQWTKRKQNHVLLQIYDFDGNNWNENQKYEQISKTGWVGQYVPLQPMFAEDHISFYKVMSDTYGYKHLHRVKDGKATPITSGKWEVIYISKLTKDAIYYVSNEYQGKPGQRNLYKVMIGRSHSAPQCLTCGLYKDRCQYNSAYFSYNASYYRMDCYGPGTPLFTLMDNRGSGKELLVLRDNKDLEEMLKEFQMPTMQRGTLRVAGFDLWYQMMLPPNFQKNKKYPLLIDVYGGPCSQKADYRYRLNWGSYLSSTEGIIVASFDGRGSGYQGDKIMHSIYQRLGTFEVEDQITATRKFIDMGFIDKERIAIWGWSYGGYVTSMALGAGSGVFKCGIAVAPVAKWEYYDSVYTERYMSKPEENADSYKNSTVTSRAKNFKSVEYLLVHGTADDNVHFQQSAQISKALVVQQVDFEAMVNVGFGKDYLRGVVGMTCCTWSLTEECLILFIGSDLQYAYF; this is encoded by the exons ATG GGCTGCGGCAAGGTGCTTTGGGCTGTTGTGGGGGCGGCTGTCGTCATCACTTTAATAACTGTCCCCATGGCAATATATCTGAATA GAGAGGACGCAGGCTCCAATAGGCCTTTTACCCTGGCAGATTATTTCAATGACACAATTAGgtataaaatatataatttgcGGTGGATATCAG ATAACGAATACCTGCATAAAACGAGACAAGGCAACATTATGCTTCACAATGCTGAAACAGGGGATTTCTTTGAATATATAAGCAACAACACATTT GAACAAGTGTATGCCACAGACTATATTATTTCTGCTGATCGGAAATACATCTGCTTTGAGAGCAACTACTCCAAG CAATGGAGACATTCATTCACAGCCTCTTACTCCATCTATGATTATGACAGTTC AACATTTCTCAAGTCTGTGAACATTCCACAAGTTGTGCAATACTTTGCCTGGGCACCAACAGGAAACAAACTG GCTTACGTCTGGAATTACAACATTTATTTGAAACCCAACGCCACTGCTGAAGCCATACAAGTGACCCATAATGGAAAAGAGAATCAGATTCTTAACGGTGCCCCTGACTGGGTATATGAGG AGGAGGTTTTCTCATCGAACGAGGCAATATGGTGGTCACCAACTGGAAAGTATCTGGCTTATGCTGAGTTTAATGACACAGGTGTCCACACGATCGAGTACTCTTTGTATGGAAATGGACAATACCCCAGTACAGTGGTTGTCCCATACCCCAAG GCTGGCTCAACTAATCCTAAGGCAAAGCTGTTTGTAGTGGACACAATAAATCCATCAAGACGGACACAGGTGGTGGTGCCAGATTCCATTGGTGCAGG TGATCACTATTTGAGTTCAGTCACTTGGGTGACGGATGAGCGCATCGCTGTTCAGTGGACCAAGAGGAAGCAGAACCATGTCCTTTTACAGATCTATGACTTTGATGGAAACAACTGGAATGAGAACCAG AAATATGAACAAATTAGCAAGACCGGTTGGGTTGGCCAA TATGTTCCTCTCCAACCTATGTTTGCAGAGGATCATATCAGTTTCTACAAAGTGATGAGTGACACATACGGTTATAAGCACCTTCACCGTGTGAAAGAT GGCAAGGCAACACCTATTACCTCAGGCAAGTGGGAGGTCATCTACATTTCAAAACTCACCAAAGACGCTAT ATACTATGTAAGTAATGAGTACCAAGGAAAGCCTGGACAGAGAAATCTATACAA ggTTATGATCGGAAGGAGCCACTCTGCTCCCCAGTGCCTCACCTGTGGCCTGTATAAGGACAGGTGTCAGTACAACTCAGCCTACTTCAGCTACAATGCCTCCTACTACCGCATGGACTGCTATG GACCTGGAACACCATTGTTCACACTCATGGACAATAGAGGCTCAGGTAAAG AACTCCTGGTTCTTCGTGACAACAAAGATCTTGAAGAAATGCTAAAAGAATTCCAAATGCCAACCATGCAGCGTGGGACCCTGAGGGTAGCAGGATTTG ATCTATGGTATCAGATGATGTTACCCCCCAATTTCCAAAAGAACAAAAAGTACCCTCTTCTAATTGATGT ATATGGAGGCCCCTGTAGTCAGAAGGCAGATTATCGCTACAGACTGAACTGGGGTTCGTACCTCTCCAGTACAGAGGGGATAATAGTGGCCAGTTTCGATGGAAGGGGAAGCGGTTACCAAGGTGACAAAATAATGCACTCTATCTACCAACGTCTTGGAACGTTTGAAGTGGAAGATCAAATAACGGCCACAAG AAAATTTATCGACATGGGCTTTATAGACAAAGAACGAATAGCCATATGGGGTTGG TCATATGGTGGCTATGTCACGTCGATGGCTTTGGGTGCTGGAAGTGGAGTTTTCAAGTGTGGAATTGCAGTTGCCCCAGTAGCTAAGTGGGAATATTATG ACTCGGTGTATACTGAACGCTATATGAGTAAACCGGAGGAGAATGCTGACTCTTACAAG AATTCCACAGTAACAAGTAGAGCAAAGAATTTCAAATCAGTGGAATATCTCCTGGTTCATGGGACAGCTGATG ACAATGTTCACTTCCAGCAATCTGCACAGATCTCCAAAGCCCTGGTTGTCCAGCAAGTTGACTTTGAGGCGATGGTAAATGTTGGTTTTGGGAAGGACTACCTGAGAGGGGTGGTGGGGATGACGTGTTGCACTTGGAGTCTGACAGAGGAGTGTCTTATACTCTTCATCGGCTCTGATCTACAGTATGCCTATTTTTGA
- the fap gene encoding dipeptidyl peptidase 4 isoform X3, whose amino-acid sequence MTQLDNEYLHKTRQGNIMLHNAETGDFFEYISNNTFEQVYATDYIISADRKYICFESNYSKQWRHSFTASYSIYDYDSSTFLKSVNIPQVVQYFAWAPTGNKLAYVWNYNIYLKPNATAEAIQVTHNGKENQILNGAPDWVYEEEVFSSNEAIWWSPTGKYLAYAEFNDTGVHTIEYSLYGNGQYPSTVVVPYPKAGSTNPKAKLFVVDTINPSRRTQVVVPDSIGAGDHYLSSVTWVTDERIAVQWTKRKQNHVLLQIYDFDGNNWNENQKYEQISKTGWVGQYVPLQPMFAEDHISFYKVMSDTYGYKHLHRVKDGKATPITSGKWEVIYISKLTKDAIYYVSNEYQGKPGQRNLYKVMIGRSHSAPQCLTCGLYKDRCQYNSAYFSYNASYYRMDCYGPGTPLFTLMDNRGSGKELLVLRDNKDLEEMLKEFQMPTMQRGTLRVAGFDLWYQMMLPPNFQKNKKYPLLIDVYGGPCSQKADYRYRLNWGSYLSSTEGIIVASFDGRGSGYQGDKIMHSIYQRLGTFEVEDQITATRKFIDMGFIDKERIAIWGWSYGGYVTSMALGAGSGVFKCGIAVAPVAKWEYYDSVYTERYMSKPEENADSYKNSTVTSRAKNFKSVEYLLVHGTADDNVHFQQSAQISKALVVQQVDFEAMVNVGFGKDYLRGVVGMTCCTWSLTEECLILFIGSDLQYAYF is encoded by the exons ATGACACAATTAG ATAACGAATACCTGCATAAAACGAGACAAGGCAACATTATGCTTCACAATGCTGAAACAGGGGATTTCTTTGAATATATAAGCAACAACACATTT GAACAAGTGTATGCCACAGACTATATTATTTCTGCTGATCGGAAATACATCTGCTTTGAGAGCAACTACTCCAAG CAATGGAGACATTCATTCACAGCCTCTTACTCCATCTATGATTATGACAGTTC AACATTTCTCAAGTCTGTGAACATTCCACAAGTTGTGCAATACTTTGCCTGGGCACCAACAGGAAACAAACTG GCTTACGTCTGGAATTACAACATTTATTTGAAACCCAACGCCACTGCTGAAGCCATACAAGTGACCCATAATGGAAAAGAGAATCAGATTCTTAACGGTGCCCCTGACTGGGTATATGAGG AGGAGGTTTTCTCATCGAACGAGGCAATATGGTGGTCACCAACTGGAAAGTATCTGGCTTATGCTGAGTTTAATGACACAGGTGTCCACACGATCGAGTACTCTTTGTATGGAAATGGACAATACCCCAGTACAGTGGTTGTCCCATACCCCAAG GCTGGCTCAACTAATCCTAAGGCAAAGCTGTTTGTAGTGGACACAATAAATCCATCAAGACGGACACAGGTGGTGGTGCCAGATTCCATTGGTGCAGG TGATCACTATTTGAGTTCAGTCACTTGGGTGACGGATGAGCGCATCGCTGTTCAGTGGACCAAGAGGAAGCAGAACCATGTCCTTTTACAGATCTATGACTTTGATGGAAACAACTGGAATGAGAACCAG AAATATGAACAAATTAGCAAGACCGGTTGGGTTGGCCAA TATGTTCCTCTCCAACCTATGTTTGCAGAGGATCATATCAGTTTCTACAAAGTGATGAGTGACACATACGGTTATAAGCACCTTCACCGTGTGAAAGAT GGCAAGGCAACACCTATTACCTCAGGCAAGTGGGAGGTCATCTACATTTCAAAACTCACCAAAGACGCTAT ATACTATGTAAGTAATGAGTACCAAGGAAAGCCTGGACAGAGAAATCTATACAA ggTTATGATCGGAAGGAGCCACTCTGCTCCCCAGTGCCTCACCTGTGGCCTGTATAAGGACAGGTGTCAGTACAACTCAGCCTACTTCAGCTACAATGCCTCCTACTACCGCATGGACTGCTATG GACCTGGAACACCATTGTTCACACTCATGGACAATAGAGGCTCAGGTAAAG AACTCCTGGTTCTTCGTGACAACAAAGATCTTGAAGAAATGCTAAAAGAATTCCAAATGCCAACCATGCAGCGTGGGACCCTGAGGGTAGCAGGATTTG ATCTATGGTATCAGATGATGTTACCCCCCAATTTCCAAAAGAACAAAAAGTACCCTCTTCTAATTGATGT ATATGGAGGCCCCTGTAGTCAGAAGGCAGATTATCGCTACAGACTGAACTGGGGTTCGTACCTCTCCAGTACAGAGGGGATAATAGTGGCCAGTTTCGATGGAAGGGGAAGCGGTTACCAAGGTGACAAAATAATGCACTCTATCTACCAACGTCTTGGAACGTTTGAAGTGGAAGATCAAATAACGGCCACAAG AAAATTTATCGACATGGGCTTTATAGACAAAGAACGAATAGCCATATGGGGTTGG TCATATGGTGGCTATGTCACGTCGATGGCTTTGGGTGCTGGAAGTGGAGTTTTCAAGTGTGGAATTGCAGTTGCCCCAGTAGCTAAGTGGGAATATTATG ACTCGGTGTATACTGAACGCTATATGAGTAAACCGGAGGAGAATGCTGACTCTTACAAG AATTCCACAGTAACAAGTAGAGCAAAGAATTTCAAATCAGTGGAATATCTCCTGGTTCATGGGACAGCTGATG ACAATGTTCACTTCCAGCAATCTGCACAGATCTCCAAAGCCCTGGTTGTCCAGCAAGTTGACTTTGAGGCGATGGTAAATGTTGGTTTTGGGAAGGACTACCTGAGAGGGGTGGTGGGGATGACGTGTTGCACTTGGAGTCTGACAGAGGAGTGTCTTATACTCTTCATCGGCTCTGATCTACAGTATGCCTATTTTTGA
- the fap gene encoding dipeptidyl peptidase 4 isoform X4, with product MGCGKVLWAVVGAAVVITLITVPMAIYLNREDAGSNRPFTLADYFNDTIRYKIYNLRWISDNEYLHKTRQGNIMLHNAETGDFFEYISNNTFEQVYATDYIISADRKYICFESNYSKQWRHSFTASYSIYDYDSSTFLKSVNIPQVVQYFAWAPTGNKLAYVWNYNIYLKPNATAEAIQVTHNGKENQILNGAPDWVYEEEVFSSNEAIWWSPTGKYLAYAEFNDTGVHTIEYSLYGNGQYPSTVVVPYPKAGSTNPKAKLFVVDTINPSRRTQVVVPDSIGAGDHYLSSVTWVTDERIAVQWTKRKQNHVLLQIYDFDGNNWNENQKYEQISKTGWVGQYVPLQPMFAEDHISFYKVMSDTYGYKHLHRVKDGKATPITSGKWEVIYISKLTKDAIYYVSNEYQGKPGQRNLYKVMIGRSHSAPQCLTCGLYKDRCQYNSAYFSYNASYYRMDCYGPGTPLFTLMDNRGSGKELLVLRDNKDLEEMLKEFQMPTMQRGTLRVAGFDLWYQMMLPPNFQKNKKYPLLIDVYGGPCSQKADYRYRLNWGSYLSSTEGIIVASFDGRGSGYQGDKIMHSIYQRLGTFEVEDQITATRKFIDMGFIDKERIAIWGWSYGGYVTSMALGAGSGVFKCGIAVAPVAKWEYYDSVYTERYMSKPEENADSYKNSTVTSRAKNFKSVEYLLVHGTADGITNSLLFL from the exons ATG GGCTGCGGCAAGGTGCTTTGGGCTGTTGTGGGGGCGGCTGTCGTCATCACTTTAATAACTGTCCCCATGGCAATATATCTGAATA GAGAGGACGCAGGCTCCAATAGGCCTTTTACCCTGGCAGATTATTTCAATGACACAATTAGgtataaaatatataatttgcGGTGGATATCAG ATAACGAATACCTGCATAAAACGAGACAAGGCAACATTATGCTTCACAATGCTGAAACAGGGGATTTCTTTGAATATATAAGCAACAACACATTT GAACAAGTGTATGCCACAGACTATATTATTTCTGCTGATCGGAAATACATCTGCTTTGAGAGCAACTACTCCAAG CAATGGAGACATTCATTCACAGCCTCTTACTCCATCTATGATTATGACAGTTC AACATTTCTCAAGTCTGTGAACATTCCACAAGTTGTGCAATACTTTGCCTGGGCACCAACAGGAAACAAACTG GCTTACGTCTGGAATTACAACATTTATTTGAAACCCAACGCCACTGCTGAAGCCATACAAGTGACCCATAATGGAAAAGAGAATCAGATTCTTAACGGTGCCCCTGACTGGGTATATGAGG AGGAGGTTTTCTCATCGAACGAGGCAATATGGTGGTCACCAACTGGAAAGTATCTGGCTTATGCTGAGTTTAATGACACAGGTGTCCACACGATCGAGTACTCTTTGTATGGAAATGGACAATACCCCAGTACAGTGGTTGTCCCATACCCCAAG GCTGGCTCAACTAATCCTAAGGCAAAGCTGTTTGTAGTGGACACAATAAATCCATCAAGACGGACACAGGTGGTGGTGCCAGATTCCATTGGTGCAGG TGATCACTATTTGAGTTCAGTCACTTGGGTGACGGATGAGCGCATCGCTGTTCAGTGGACCAAGAGGAAGCAGAACCATGTCCTTTTACAGATCTATGACTTTGATGGAAACAACTGGAATGAGAACCAG AAATATGAACAAATTAGCAAGACCGGTTGGGTTGGCCAA TATGTTCCTCTCCAACCTATGTTTGCAGAGGATCATATCAGTTTCTACAAAGTGATGAGTGACACATACGGTTATAAGCACCTTCACCGTGTGAAAGAT GGCAAGGCAACACCTATTACCTCAGGCAAGTGGGAGGTCATCTACATTTCAAAACTCACCAAAGACGCTAT ATACTATGTAAGTAATGAGTACCAAGGAAAGCCTGGACAGAGAAATCTATACAA ggTTATGATCGGAAGGAGCCACTCTGCTCCCCAGTGCCTCACCTGTGGCCTGTATAAGGACAGGTGTCAGTACAACTCAGCCTACTTCAGCTACAATGCCTCCTACTACCGCATGGACTGCTATG GACCTGGAACACCATTGTTCACACTCATGGACAATAGAGGCTCAGGTAAAG AACTCCTGGTTCTTCGTGACAACAAAGATCTTGAAGAAATGCTAAAAGAATTCCAAATGCCAACCATGCAGCGTGGGACCCTGAGGGTAGCAGGATTTG ATCTATGGTATCAGATGATGTTACCCCCCAATTTCCAAAAGAACAAAAAGTACCCTCTTCTAATTGATGT ATATGGAGGCCCCTGTAGTCAGAAGGCAGATTATCGCTACAGACTGAACTGGGGTTCGTACCTCTCCAGTACAGAGGGGATAATAGTGGCCAGTTTCGATGGAAGGGGAAGCGGTTACCAAGGTGACAAAATAATGCACTCTATCTACCAACGTCTTGGAACGTTTGAAGTGGAAGATCAAATAACGGCCACAAG AAAATTTATCGACATGGGCTTTATAGACAAAGAACGAATAGCCATATGGGGTTGG TCATATGGTGGCTATGTCACGTCGATGGCTTTGGGTGCTGGAAGTGGAGTTTTCAAGTGTGGAATTGCAGTTGCCCCAGTAGCTAAGTGGGAATATTATG ACTCGGTGTATACTGAACGCTATATGAGTAAACCGGAGGAGAATGCTGACTCTTACAAG AATTCCACAGTAACAAGTAGAGCAAAGAATTTCAAATCAGTGGAATATCTCCTGGTTCATGGGACAGCTGATG GTATTACAAACAGTTTGCTTTTCCTGTAG